In Sphaeramia orbicularis chromosome 14, fSphaOr1.1, whole genome shotgun sequence, the following are encoded in one genomic region:
- the LOC115433196 gene encoding scavenger receptor cysteine-rich type 1 protein M130-like, protein MFITGKTCSPGPAAGLTCTGGVRLVGQPSRCAGTLEIQHQGHWRPVGDYYKLWDLKSGSAVCQYLDCGSAVSVDRTDDSPHRPVWRVSVPCVKLTSGPRDCVELYDPSNLSSAVDVVCSDLLPQPNISLSDGVFEVYRQGFRVLVFSDFTVTCSVRPQYPGGSFRLISDTEKPLNLTLPAVNHSAHFLLSSMGYAHRGNYTCVYHVDVYNRSFTSSQSPALYLTVGDLVTNLIIRVVVVHFLLITGTICLFFYCRARGGRSRLKARNTP, encoded by the exons ATGTTCATAA ctgggaagacctgctcacctggaccAGCTGCAggactcacctgtacag gtggggtcaggttggtgggacagccgagccgctgtgctggtactttggagatccaacaccagggacactggagaccagtAGGAGACTACTATAAactctgggacctgaagtctggatctgctgtgtgtcagtatctggactgtggatcagctgtttcagtcgaCAGAACAGATGATTCTCCACACAGACCTGTGTGGAgggtctcagttccttgtgtaaagctgacatctggacccAGGGACTGTGTTGAACTATATGATCCCTCTAATCTCTCATCTgctgtggacgtggtgtgttcag atctgctgcctcagcccaacatctccctgtctgacggggtctttgaggtctaccggcaggggttccgggtgctggtgtTCTCCGACTTCACCGTCACCTGCTCCGTCCGACCGCAGTACCCGGGAGGCTCCTTCCGGCTGATCTCCGACACCGAGAAGcccctgaacctcaccctgccggccgtcaatcactccgcccacttcctgttgtcctccatgggctacgcccaccgagggaactacacatgtgtttatcacgtggacgtttataaccgcagcttcacgtcgtctcagagccccgccctctatctgactgtgggag acttggtgacaaatctgatcatcagggtggttgTGGTCCACTTCCTCCTGATCACAGGGACCATCTGCCTCTTCTTCTACTGTCGG gccaGGGGGGGGCGGAGCCGACTGAAGGCACGCAACACACCATGA